The genomic DNA GCTGAAGATAGCGTTTTTTGTCGAAAGATAGCGATAGTTATCTGAAATAGATAACTTTATATCCATTTTTTAGTAATAAAAATAATGGAGCGCTTTCAATGCCAAAGCATATGAAAGCGCTCCACTTTATGACCCTGTGCGGTAAGCGGGACTGCGGCCTGCGACCGGGCCTGGGCGGCTTGATCCTATTTGTGCTGATATTCGCTGTTGGCGCCTGAATGTAGTCTGAGCAGCCTGATCGCCATTAACAGGTTTAATTTTTTTGCATAGTTATCGATGGAGGTTCCCAATACTTGTTCGATTTTTCGTTTGCGGAACAAAACGGTTTTTTCGTGAATGTGCAACTGTCTGGTAATGGCGGCAACCGAGCCGGCGGTTAAAATTTGCTCCAGCGTGTCAACCAGCGAGCTTGCCCTGATTTTATCATATGCCAACAGAGCGCCAAGTTCGGTCTGTATAAACGTATGGGTTAGTTCGGAATCACAGCAGGACGCCATAAGCTGTAATATCCCAAGATCCTGCCAGCGGTAGAACGGCTTTCCCTGTTCGGTAACCAGACCGGCGCGCAGTGCAAAGACGGCTTGCTGATAAGCGGGGATCAGATCAGGCGGATTGCCGGTGAGACCGCCGATGCCAATTAAAACCTTGTTGTCGGGAAATGCTTTCCTGGTCAGCGCCAGCAGTATTTCGGCAGTTTCGTCGGCAGGGCTGCCGTTTAAGGACGCCTTGGCGTGCGGGACGGGGATTAGGATGATAATTCCATCCGCTGATTGCCAGGCGATGCCGGACGTCCGGCGGGAGATGTCGAAGATTAGCCGGTCAAGCCTGGCCTGGTATTGCTCCCGGCGAACTTCAGGTTGCCGTTCGTCGGCAACTTCCCTGATCCGGATAATGTGCAGCAGTGAGCTGTCCGGAAAGACGATGCCTGACCGGCAGGCGATTTCCCGCAGCTCCTGCCGGTTGAGTTCGCCGCGGAGCGCTTTATTGAACAGGTCCGTCCGGTACCGGAGTTCGTAGTCCAGGGAAATGGCCTGATTGGTACGGTACAGACTGGTAATGTCAAACCCCACGGATAGCAGCCCGGACGCTTGCGTAACCGGATGTGCATATTTTCGGAACATCCATTGAATCCAGACCTGCTGGCCGTTTGGTAAACGATATTCGTGAATACCGGGTTGGTCGACGGTTGGCGTGACAATGTCAAGTAAAGGGCGGTTTTGGGGATTGCCCAGCCAGGGGCGAAAGAATTTACCGGCTGATTCATTGGCAAATTCGATTTGACCGGCCTTATTCGACCAGAAGACCAGGCCGGGTATATTGTTAAGCAGCAAACGATATTTCTTTTCGTTGCAGCGCACCTCT from Dendrosporobacter quercicolus includes the following:
- a CDS encoding PAS domain-containing protein, producing MQEMNILQKLEKIGLSMIFEFIPGKACVSTDPSCTEIIYNSAAAQFLEMASCTGLFLAGARPPYKIFRRGRELAPAELPLQRAAWLGEEILGDELEVVCLNGLKKHTLWNARPLRDHQRNIIAALCTFEDITDKKRLAEEVRCNEKKYRLLLNNIPGLVFWSNKAGQIEFANESAGKFFRPWLGNPQNRPLLDIVTPTVDQPGIHEYRLPNGQQVWIQWMFRKYAHPVTQASGLLSVGFDITSLYRTNQAISLDYELRYRTDLFNKALRGELNRQELREIACRSGIVFPDSSLLHIIRIREVADERQPEVRREQYQARLDRLIFDISRRTSGIAWQSADGIIILIPVPHAKASLNGSPADETAEILLALTRKAFPDNKVLIGIGGLTGNPPDLIPAYQQAVFALRAGLVTEQGKPFYRWQDLGILQLMASCCDSELTHTFIQTELGALLAYDKIRASSLVDTLEQILTAGSVAAITRQLHIHEKTVLFRKRKIEQVLGTSIDNYAKKLNLLMAIRLLRLHSGANSEYQHK